From the Pseudomonadota bacterium genome, the window GGCTTTCTTTCCTTCATCAAGGGCCATTCCCTTCTGATATGTTTCAAATACTCAAGGTCCACATCCACGAGAAGAACGCTATCACCCCCACCTGTGGGTCCGCCTATCAGTTCACCCTCAGGGTTTACGCAAAAACTCATACCGTAAAAGTCCTGATTATCTTCGCTTCCCACCCTATTAATCCTCATTATAAATATCCCATTCGTTATTGCATTTCCAGATATCACTGTTTGCCATATATGCTGGGATTTAAAGGCACATGCGGTAGGCGCAAATACGATATCGGCACCTTTCAGTGCAAGAATCCTTGTCCCCTCCTGATAAAGATTATCCCATGATATCTGAACGCCGATCCTGCCAAACCTTGTGTCAAAAACCGGGAATCCTTTATCACCGGTTGTGAAGTAAAACTTCTCTTCCCAGAGGGGTATATCAGGTATATGAATCTTTCTATACACACCAATTGTTTTATCCCCATCAATCATAATACAGCTATTGAAGTATCTTGAATCTTCCCTTTCAAAAAGGGGCAACAAAACTATAGCATCTGTTGTTTTTACCTTTTTTCTAATCTCCTCAACAGAATACCCCCCAATATCTTCAGCCATTTCAAAGGCATTTTTATCCCTGTCCTTTGGAAACCAGTACAGATTGAACAACTCCTGAAAACAGATTATCTTTGCCCCTTCCTTTATTGCTACATCCATTATTTTCAGGGCTTTTTCTGTATTCCTATCCTTATCTTTAGAACAAGCAAATTGAATCCCAGCTATCTTCATAACCTATTTTTTATTTATTGCGTGGATTATAAACCAGGGGTCTAACCTATTCTTCTTAAATACTTCTTCAATATAAAGGTTGCAATGGTTTGAAAGTAGTTCTATGGGCAGGCCTGATTTCCATCCCAGTTTCAAAAAAAACGGGGAAAAGAACCTCTCGATCTTTGAGAATATAGGATATTGACTGCAAAAATGATTGATAATTATTATCTTGCCATTCTTTTTTGTTATCCTCTTTATTTCAGAGACCATCTTCTCAGGCTTTTGCACAACGCTCATAACAAAAGGGAGCACAGCATGGTCAAAACTATCATTTGAAAAGGTTATATTCTCCCCATCCATTTCAAATAGATGTACGTTGCCAAGCCCGAATTTATCCTTCTTTTTTTTTGCCTTCTCCAGCATCTTCCTGGTTATATCAATCCCCACTACCTCACAGGA encodes:
- a CDS encoding acyltransferase, which codes for MKIAGIQFACSKDKDRNTEKALKIMDVAIKEGAKIICFQELFNLYWFPKDRDKNAFEMAEDIGGYSVEEIRKKVKTTDAIVLLPLFEREDSRYFNSCIMIDGDKTIGVYRKIHIPDIPLWEEKFYFTTGDKGFPVFDTRFGRIGVQISWDNLYQEGTRILALKGADIVFAPTACAFKSQHIWQTVISGNAITNGIFIMRINRVGSEDNQDFYGMSFCVNPEGELIGGPTGGGDSVLLVDVDLEYLKHIRREWPLMKERKPALYKEILMET
- a CDS encoding methyltransferase domain-containing protein, whose protein sequence is MQREEIRKIYSRYSPVYDILFSQMFSPRIRLGLEKIGIKKGDRIIEVGIGTGLSLPLYPDSCEVVGIDITRKMLEKAKKKKDKFGLGNVHLFEMDGENITFSNDSFDHAVLPFVMSVVQKPEKMVSEIKRITKKNGKIIIINHFCSQYPIFSKIERFFSPFFLKLGWKSGLPIELLSNHCNLYIEEVFKKNRLDPWFIIHAINKK